Proteins encoded by one window of Phenylobacterium soli:
- a CDS encoding sugar transferase → MTEIVYLNEVPAGPRKRLRKVSADEVLTEAMNVLVAVLALIFLTPVMLAVAFAVFAQDGGPILFAHRRIGRGGRYFHCLKFRSMAVDAEQRLADLLANDPQARAEWERDHKLRCDPRVTRLGEFLRKTSLDELPQLFNVLRGEMSLVGPRPIVDAEVAKYGRRFEAYCAVKPGITGLWQVSGRNDTTYRARVAMDCIYARQRNVIMDGMIIAATVPAVLMRKGSY, encoded by the coding sequence ATGACTGAAATCGTCTATCTCAACGAGGTCCCCGCCGGACCCCGAAAACGACTGCGCAAGGTCTCGGCGGACGAAGTTCTCACAGAAGCGATGAACGTGCTGGTCGCCGTCCTCGCCCTGATCTTCCTGACGCCCGTCATGTTGGCGGTCGCCTTCGCGGTCTTCGCCCAGGATGGCGGACCGATCTTGTTCGCCCACCGCCGGATCGGCCGGGGCGGACGCTATTTCCACTGCCTGAAGTTCCGCTCGATGGCCGTCGACGCCGAGCAACGGCTCGCTGACCTGCTGGCCAACGATCCGCAGGCCCGCGCCGAGTGGGAGCGCGACCACAAGCTGCGCTGCGACCCGCGGGTCACCCGCCTCGGCGAGTTCCTTCGCAAGACCAGCCTCGACGAGTTGCCGCAGCTCTTCAACGTTCTGCGCGGCGAGATGAGCCTGGTGGGCCCGCGCCCGATCGTCGACGCCGAGGTCGCCAAGTACGGCCGGCGCTTCGAGGCCTACTGCGCGGTGAAGCCGGGCATCACCGGCCTGTGGCAGGTGAGCGGTCGCAACGACACCACCTACCGCGCACGGGTCGCCATGGACTGCATCTACGCCCGCCAGCGCAACGTGATCATGGACGGAATGATCATCGCCGCCACGGTTCCCGCCGTGCTGATGCGCAAGGGCTCCTACTGA
- a CDS encoding family 16 glycosylhydrolase has translation METLIVTYYNYLGQAMPESANGPGVYGTSAGGETLTAPAGPSSVDGNGGGDRLVGSSGDNTFYVRDPHDVVDVSAGTGGTKTVVAYTSFTLPANVQNLTSSGTYNYAAGNGLDNLIKVGNDGETLYGAGGNDVLVGGFANDTFVVKAGEGSDVIYGFHAGDTIRLVSPSLTSFQAVQSAMSQVGSDVSIRISTGEQLIIRNTTVGQFKASDFLLPLNRSQLGASTLDDEFNSFQPYNFSTHQGLWRTDFGLGRDNPDTYTLRNNGEQQAYVTADYQGSSGHALGYNPFSDSNGVLTITAQPFKASDLQSTFGATYASGMINTRGIFQQQYGYFEIRAELPTAHGAWPAFWMVPDKNTQGVEADITENIAINPNIDFVRAYGGGSASFANVLKTGDISGFHTYGMLWTPSTVTFYYDDQAVFQAPTPAAWNQPMYLIANFAVGGFGGTPDASAFPDTFKIDYIRAYGLADGSSVVEHLTPTAQDTLPGGGSSDATAGDDNLQAGSGATEIHAGAGNDTIAGWSGGDYLTGDDGNDVINGGSGFDRTNGNAGNDTIHGAAGDDWVSGGKNDDVLYGDDGQDIVNGNLGNDTVGGGIGEDTVRGGQGDDVVNGGAGNDWLSGDLGNDTMSGGAGADTFRAFAGGGNDRITDFTASEGDRIAVDHGSAYTVGQVGSDTVITFSGGGEVVLAGVQMSSLPQGWIFTT, from the coding sequence GTGGAGACGCTCATCGTGACCTATTACAACTACCTCGGGCAGGCGATGCCCGAGAGCGCCAACGGGCCTGGAGTCTATGGGACCAGCGCCGGCGGCGAGACCCTGACCGCGCCGGCGGGCCCCTCCTCGGTCGACGGCAATGGCGGCGGCGACCGGCTGGTCGGCTCCAGCGGCGACAACACCTTCTACGTGCGCGATCCGCACGACGTGGTCGACGTCTCGGCGGGCACGGGCGGGACCAAGACCGTCGTCGCCTACACCTCCTTCACCCTGCCCGCCAACGTCCAGAACCTGACCTCGTCGGGGACGTACAACTACGCCGCGGGCAACGGTCTCGATAACCTGATCAAGGTCGGCAACGACGGCGAGACGCTTTACGGCGCCGGCGGCAACGACGTGCTGGTCGGCGGCTTCGCGAACGACACCTTCGTGGTCAAGGCGGGCGAGGGCAGCGACGTGATCTACGGCTTCCACGCCGGCGACACGATCCGCCTGGTCAGCCCCTCCCTCACCTCCTTCCAGGCCGTGCAATCGGCCATGAGCCAGGTGGGCTCCGACGTCTCGATCCGCATCTCGACTGGCGAGCAGCTGATCATCCGCAACACCACCGTCGGCCAGTTCAAGGCGAGCGACTTCCTGCTGCCGCTGAACCGCAGCCAGCTCGGCGCCTCGACCCTGGACGACGAATTCAACAGCTTCCAGCCGTACAACTTCTCGACCCACCAGGGCCTCTGGCGCACCGACTTCGGCCTGGGGCGCGACAACCCCGACACCTACACCCTGCGCAACAACGGCGAGCAACAGGCCTACGTCACGGCCGACTACCAGGGCTCGTCCGGCCACGCGCTCGGCTACAACCCGTTCTCGGACTCCAACGGCGTGCTGACGATCACCGCCCAGCCGTTCAAGGCGAGCGACCTGCAGTCCACCTTCGGGGCCACCTACGCCTCGGGCATGATCAACACCCGCGGCATCTTCCAGCAGCAGTACGGCTACTTCGAGATCCGCGCCGAGCTGCCGACGGCGCACGGCGCGTGGCCCGCGTTCTGGATGGTGCCCGACAAGAACACCCAGGGCGTCGAGGCCGACATCACCGAGAACATCGCCATCAACCCGAACATCGACTTCGTCCGGGCTTATGGCGGCGGCAGCGCCAGCTTCGCCAATGTGCTGAAGACCGGCGACATCTCCGGCTTCCACACCTACGGCATGCTGTGGACGCCTTCGACGGTGACCTTCTACTACGACGACCAGGCGGTGTTTCAGGCCCCGACCCCGGCCGCCTGGAACCAGCCGATGTACCTGATCGCCAACTTCGCGGTCGGCGGGTTCGGCGGCACGCCGGACGCCTCCGCGTTCCCCGACACCTTCAAGATCGACTACATCCGCGCCTACGGCCTGGCCGACGGCTCGAGCGTCGTTGAGCACCTCACGCCCACCGCGCAGGACACCCTGCCTGGCGGCGGCTCCAGCGACGCCACGGCCGGCGACGACAACCTGCAGGCAGGGTCCGGCGCGACCGAGATCCACGCCGGGGCCGGCAACGACACGATCGCCGGCTGGTCGGGCGGCGACTACCTGACGGGCGACGACGGCAACGACGTGATCAACGGAGGCTCCGGCTTCGACCGCACCAACGGCAACGCGGGCAACGACACCATCCACGGGGCGGCCGGCGACGACTGGGTCAGCGGCGGCAAGAACGACGACGTCCTCTACGGCGACGACGGCCAGGACATCGTCAACGGCAACCTCGGCAACGACACCGTCGGAGGCGGGATCGGGGAGGACACCGTCCGCGGCGGCCAGGGCGACGACGTGGTCAACGGCGGCGCCGGCAACGACTGGCTGAGCGGCGATCTCGGCAACGACACCATGAGCGGCGGCGCCGGGGCCGACACCTTCCGCGCCTTCGCCGGCGGCGGCAATGACCGGATCACCGACTTCACCGCCTCCGAGGGCGACCGGATCGCGGTCGACCATGGCTCGGCCTACACGGTGGGCCAGGTGGGCTCCGACACCGTGATCACCTTCTCCGGCGGCGGCGAGGTCGTGCTGGCCGGAGTGCAGATGTCGAGCCTTCCGCAGGGCTGGATCTTCACCACATGA
- a CDS encoding glycosyltransferase family 2 protein — translation MAQNDADVGVIIAAYNAERTIARAIASALAEPEACEVIVVVDGATDATAQAARAADDGSGRLQVIELALSGGPAAARNLAISKSRAAWVCPLDSDDFFLPGRLGRLRAETGYCDFVADDLLRVIEGRLDAPPHPMIGERMKLPMCLDLETFARANISRPHLPRAELGFLKPLMRRSFLTSHHLVYDESLRLGEDFILYAKALAIGARFKVIGPCGYMAVERADSISGSHGAAELRSLVDASRRLERFRLTPDELAAVREHRAHVAAKLALREFLDAKRAAGLVGAAAVLARAPSAAPYVVTTIAADVLRRRRSAKPAEPARAAAA, via the coding sequence ATGGCGCAGAACGACGCCGACGTCGGTGTGATCATCGCAGCGTACAACGCCGAGCGGACCATCGCTCGAGCGATCGCCTCGGCCCTCGCCGAGCCAGAGGCCTGCGAGGTCATCGTCGTGGTCGACGGCGCCACGGACGCCACCGCCCAGGCGGCCCGCGCAGCGGACGACGGGTCCGGCCGGCTGCAGGTCATCGAATTGGCGCTGAGCGGCGGGCCGGCGGCGGCCCGCAACCTGGCGATTTCCAAGAGCCGCGCGGCGTGGGTCTGCCCGCTGGATTCCGACGACTTCTTCCTGCCCGGGCGGCTCGGCCGCCTGCGGGCCGAGACCGGCTATTGCGACTTCGTGGCGGACGACCTCCTCCGGGTCATCGAAGGCCGGCTCGACGCGCCGCCGCATCCGATGATCGGCGAGCGCATGAAGCTGCCCATGTGCCTGGATCTCGAGACCTTCGCGCGGGCCAACATCAGCCGCCCGCACCTGCCGCGCGCCGAACTCGGCTTCCTGAAGCCGCTCATGCGGCGCAGCTTCCTGACCAGCCACCACCTGGTCTACGACGAGAGCCTGCGGCTGGGCGAGGACTTCATCCTCTACGCCAAGGCCCTGGCGATCGGGGCCCGGTTCAAGGTGATCGGTCCGTGCGGCTACATGGCCGTGGAACGGGCGGATTCGATCTCCGGCAGCCACGGCGCGGCCGAGCTGCGCAGCCTGGTGGATGCGAGCCGTCGGCTGGAGCGTTTCCGCCTGACGCCGGACGAGCTCGCCGCCGTGCGCGAGCACCGCGCCCACGTGGCGGCGAAGCTGGCGCTGCGCGAGTTCCTGGACGCCAAGCGCGCCGCCGGCCTCGTGGGGGCCGCGGCGGTCCTCGCCCGCGCGCCGTCGGCCGCGCCCTACGTGGTCACGACGATCGCGGCCGACGTCCTGCGCCGGCGGCGCAGCGCCAAGCCGGCGGAACCGGCCCGCGCCGCCGCCGCCTGA
- a CDS encoding polysaccharide biosynthesis/export family protein: protein MRRRSPSLAAAAFLALAAAPAFAGTSALPPPDAIARVSPGATEYRIGPQDMLDVNVSQLPDLTKTVQVDPSGKILMPLIGQMQAGGRTPAQLSNDIAAELKKKYMKDPIVVVSVKEANGEKVTVDGAVSKPGVYALAGPTTLLQAVALASGPDPKLANPKRVAIFRTVGGQRVNAIYDLTQIRSGHAEDPAVYGNDIVVVDTSGAKSFMQNFQGGFGLLGMLIRPW, encoded by the coding sequence ATGCGCAGGCGTTCGCCCTCGCTCGCCGCCGCGGCGTTCCTCGCGCTGGCGGCTGCACCCGCATTCGCGGGCACCTCTGCCCTGCCCCCACCCGACGCCATCGCGCGGGTCTCGCCGGGCGCCACCGAGTATCGCATCGGTCCGCAGGACATGCTCGACGTCAACGTCTCGCAGCTGCCAGACCTGACGAAGACCGTGCAGGTCGATCCCAGCGGCAAGATCCTGATGCCGCTGATCGGTCAGATGCAAGCCGGCGGCCGCACCCCGGCGCAGCTGTCCAACGACATCGCCGCGGAGCTGAAGAAGAAGTACATGAAGGACCCGATCGTCGTGGTCTCCGTGAAGGAGGCGAACGGCGAGAAGGTGACCGTCGACGGCGCGGTCTCCAAGCCGGGCGTCTACGCCCTGGCCGGTCCCACCACCCTTCTGCAGGCGGTCGCCCTGGCCTCGGGGCCCGATCCCAAGCTCGCCAACCCCAAGCGGGTGGCGATCTTCCGCACGGTCGGCGGCCAGCGCGTCAACGCCATCTACGACCTGACGCAGATCCGGAGCGGTCACGCCGAGGATCCGGCGGTCTACGGCAACGACATCGTCGTGGTCGACACCTCCGGCGCCAAGTCCTTCATGCAGAACTTCCAGGGCGGCTTCGGTCTGCTCGGGATGCTGATCCGTCCCTGGTGA
- a CDS encoding ABC transporter ATP-binding protein — MTDPDPLVLEDVSLTLPSPAGPVEILRGLDVRVAAGERVALVGPSGSGKSSLISVAAGLERPTGGRVLLFGQDLARLDEDGRARLRRGQVSLVFQAFHLLPNMTAEENVAAPLEIAGERDATATAKGWLERVGLARRGHHYPHQLSGGEQQRVALARALASRPKLLFADEPTGNLDAANAAHVAELMFDLVAMTGAALVLVTHDEALAAKADRTVRLRDGRVAEPA, encoded by the coding sequence GTGACCGATCCCGATCCGCTCGTTCTTGAAGACGTCTCGCTGACCCTGCCCTCGCCGGCCGGGCCGGTGGAGATCCTGCGCGGTCTCGACGTGCGGGTGGCGGCAGGCGAGCGGGTGGCGCTGGTCGGCCCGTCAGGATCGGGCAAGTCGTCGCTGATCTCGGTGGCGGCGGGGCTGGAGCGGCCGACCGGCGGGCGCGTGCTGCTGTTCGGCCAGGACCTCGCGCGGCTCGACGAGGACGGCCGGGCGCGGCTGCGGCGCGGACAGGTGTCCCTGGTCTTCCAGGCCTTCCACCTGTTGCCGAACATGACGGCGGAGGAGAACGTCGCCGCGCCGCTGGAGATCGCCGGCGAGCGCGACGCCACGGCCACCGCAAAGGGCTGGCTCGAACGGGTCGGCCTGGCGCGGCGCGGCCACCACTATCCGCACCAGCTCTCCGGCGGCGAGCAGCAGCGGGTCGCTCTGGCCCGCGCGCTCGCCTCGCGGCCGAAGCTGCTGTTCGCCGACGAGCCGACCGGCAACCTCGACGCCGCCAACGCCGCACACGTCGCGGAGCTGATGTTCGACCTCGTCGCCATGACCGGCGCGGCCCTGGTGCTGGTCACCCACGACGAGGCGCTGGCCGCGAAGGCGGACCGCACGGTTCGCCTGCGCGACGGCCGGGTGGCCGAGCCGGCGTGA
- a CDS encoding glycosyltransferase — translation MSTDIAVLEVDVGVCTFRREAVAETLASLAAQDLPPGVRMRVIVADNDETPSAEPRVRDAAVRLGLDLAYVHAPARNISRARNACVDAARGDFLAFLDDDETAAPGWLAALLAEAQRGGWDAVLGPVKAVYGDDAPPWLAAGDFHSTAPVEVGGRILKGYAGNVLLRGEAIAAHGLRFDEALGRQGGEDDDFFYRLTDAGGRIGFAPDALAHEPVPPTRASLKWLMTRSFRTGQTHGSRLSQQHRGPARLAQMGLAAAKGGVCLAGAAATAWSPKDRSRWLVRGSLHAGAVARLAGLRELQLY, via the coding sequence ATGAGCACGGACATCGCGGTCCTCGAGGTGGACGTGGGCGTCTGCACCTTCCGCCGCGAGGCGGTGGCGGAGACGCTCGCCTCCCTGGCCGCCCAGGACCTGCCGCCGGGCGTCCGGATGCGCGTGATCGTCGCCGACAACGACGAGACGCCGAGCGCCGAGCCGCGCGTCAGGGACGCAGCGGTGCGGCTGGGACTGGACCTCGCCTATGTCCACGCACCGGCCCGCAACATCTCGCGCGCCCGCAACGCCTGTGTCGACGCCGCCCGCGGCGATTTCCTCGCCTTCCTGGACGACGACGAGACGGCCGCGCCGGGCTGGCTCGCCGCCCTCCTGGCCGAGGCGCAGCGGGGCGGCTGGGACGCGGTGCTGGGGCCGGTGAAGGCGGTCTATGGCGACGACGCCCCGCCCTGGCTGGCGGCCGGCGATTTCCACTCCACCGCGCCGGTCGAGGTCGGCGGCCGCATCCTCAAGGGCTACGCCGGCAACGTGCTGCTGCGCGGCGAGGCGATCGCCGCCCATGGCCTTCGCTTCGACGAGGCGCTCGGCCGGCAAGGCGGCGAGGACGACGACTTCTTCTACCGGCTCACCGACGCCGGAGGCCGCATCGGCTTCGCGCCCGACGCCCTGGCCCACGAGCCGGTGCCGCCGACCCGCGCCTCGCTGAAGTGGCTGATGACCCGCAGCTTCCGCACGGGACAGACCCACGGTTCGCGCCTCAGCCAGCAGCACCGCGGGCCCGCGCGCCTGGCCCAGATGGGGCTGGCCGCGGCCAAGGGCGGGGTGTGCCTGGCGGGCGCGGCGGCGACCGCCTGGTCGCCCAAGGACCGCAGCCGCTGGCTCGTCCGGGGCTCGCTCCACGCCGGCGCCGTGGCGCGGCTCGCGGGGCTGCGCGAGCTGCAACTTTACTGA
- a CDS encoding ABC transporter permease, producing the protein MIPLSVRFAARELRSGVRGFRIFLACLALGVAAIAAAGSTAEAFRQGLASQAREILGGDVAVSVQLRRFTPEERRVLEGMGRVSWAVGSRAMAQSASGERRLVELRGVAGDYPLAGKVTLAGAPSLDAALRPEAGAWGAAVEQALLDRLHLKLGDRFDAGNVPIVARAVLKEEPDRLSRGFALGPRVLTRMGALEQGGFLVAGLPFGETARIALKPGVAPKGAMAQIRRELPGRSFRIRDRDDAAPGVKRLIDQLEYFLGFIGLASLVAGGLGVFGAVSAYLEARKPAIATLKALGAQGALIRDAYLVQIAVLAALGVAIGLVVGAVAPLALGALVKDKLPVPALFAIYPLPLAKAAAFGLLSAAAFSLAPLARARATPPASLFRSDLSGRVRFGPEIIAAGLAAAGLAALAVVTAPTPLAAGIMIAGVAAAFTVLWALGWAAARLAGRMRAGARGAVRIGLANLAGPRSAARTASPAIGLGVGLLACVVLIQSSLLAEVSDVAPRTAPALVFTDIPAERAAELDAVVARAFGRPLSRETWLRAPFFTGRIVKVRGAPVDPKALPERERWAYDNDISMSAIGPEPPNPQITAGRWWPAGYAGPPLAAVDEDVARGAALKVGDAITVQVLGVEIEARVAALRKVEFGSFGASFPVVFTPSAVAGADLHQVAIAKADRAAEARVVHALAGPFPEVNVISVREQLEAATDLFNRVALAVRGAAAVAALAGLLVLAGAIAARARERTREAAILKVLGASRAQILFAYVLEYGLVGAIAGAAGVALGYVAAWPVVVKVFQAHWSVDWAGVAALLGAAAGLAGAGGLVAAFQALSQRPAPALRAE; encoded by the coding sequence GTGATCCCGCTTTCCGTCCGCTTCGCCGCCCGCGAGCTGCGCTCAGGCGTGCGCGGCTTCCGCATCTTCCTGGCGTGCCTCGCGCTTGGCGTGGCGGCGATCGCCGCGGCGGGATCGACGGCGGAGGCCTTCCGCCAGGGGCTGGCCAGCCAGGCGCGCGAGATCCTCGGCGGCGACGTGGCCGTCTCCGTCCAGTTGCGGCGGTTCACGCCCGAGGAGCGCAGGGTCCTGGAAGGGATGGGGCGGGTCTCGTGGGCGGTCGGCAGCCGGGCCATGGCTCAGTCGGCGTCCGGCGAGCGACGGCTCGTGGAGCTGCGCGGCGTGGCCGGCGACTACCCGCTGGCCGGCAAGGTGACGCTCGCCGGCGCGCCGTCGCTGGACGCCGCCCTGCGGCCGGAGGCGGGCGCCTGGGGCGCGGCGGTGGAGCAGGCGCTGCTCGACCGGCTGCACCTGAAGCTCGGCGACCGCTTCGACGCCGGCAACGTGCCGATCGTCGCGCGCGCCGTCCTGAAGGAGGAGCCGGACCGGCTGTCGCGCGGCTTCGCGCTCGGGCCGCGGGTGCTGACGCGGATGGGGGCGCTGGAGCAGGGCGGCTTCCTGGTCGCGGGCCTGCCGTTCGGCGAGACCGCCCGCATCGCCCTGAAGCCCGGCGTCGCGCCGAAGGGGGCGATGGCCCAGATCCGCCGTGAGCTGCCGGGCCGCAGCTTCCGCATCCGCGACCGCGACGACGCCGCGCCGGGCGTGAAGCGGCTGATCGACCAGCTCGAATATTTCCTCGGCTTCATCGGCCTGGCCTCGCTGGTGGCCGGCGGCCTCGGCGTGTTCGGCGCGGTCAGCGCCTACCTCGAGGCGCGCAAGCCGGCCATCGCCACCCTCAAGGCGCTCGGGGCGCAGGGCGCCCTGATCCGGGACGCCTACCTCGTCCAGATCGCCGTCCTGGCGGCGCTGGGGGTGGCCATCGGCCTGGTCGTCGGGGCCGTCGCGCCGCTGGCGCTGGGCGCGCTGGTGAAGGACAAGCTGCCGGTCCCGGCGCTGTTCGCGATCTACCCCTTGCCGCTGGCCAAGGCCGCGGCCTTCGGCCTGCTCTCGGCGGCCGCCTTCTCGCTGGCGCCGCTGGCGCGGGCGCGCGCCACGCCGCCCGCCAGCCTGTTCCGCAGCGACCTCTCCGGACGGGTGCGGTTCGGCCCCGAGATCATCGCCGCCGGCCTTGCCGCCGCAGGCCTTGCCGCCCTGGCGGTGGTCACCGCGCCGACCCCTCTGGCGGCTGGGATCATGATCGCCGGCGTCGCCGCGGCCTTCACGGTCCTCTGGGCGCTCGGCTGGGCCGCGGCGCGGCTCGCCGGGCGAATGCGGGCCGGGGCGCGGGGGGCGGTGCGCATCGGGCTCGCCAACCTCGCCGGACCGCGCTCGGCGGCCCGCACCGCCTCGCCCGCCATCGGCCTCGGAGTCGGGCTCCTGGCCTGCGTGGTCCTGATCCAGTCGAGCCTTCTCGCGGAGGTCTCGGACGTCGCGCCGCGCACCGCCCCGGCGCTGGTCTTCACCGACATCCCCGCCGAGCGGGCCGCCGAACTCGACGCCGTGGTCGCCCGGGCCTTCGGCCGGCCGCTGAGCCGCGAGACCTGGCTGCGCGCGCCCTTTTTCACGGGCCGGATCGTCAAGGTGCGCGGCGCGCCGGTCGATCCCAAGGCGCTGCCGGAGCGCGAGCGCTGGGCCTACGACAACGACATCTCCATGTCGGCCATCGGGCCCGAGCCGCCCAACCCGCAGATCACCGCCGGGCGGTGGTGGCCGGCCGGCTACGCCGGGCCGCCGCTCGCGGCGGTGGACGAGGACGTGGCCCGCGGCGCGGCGCTGAAGGTGGGCGACGCGATCACCGTCCAGGTGCTCGGCGTCGAGATCGAGGCCCGCGTGGCGGCCCTGCGCAAGGTCGAGTTCGGCAGCTTCGGCGCCAGCTTCCCCGTGGTCTTCACCCCTTCGGCGGTCGCGGGGGCGGACCTCCACCAGGTCGCCATCGCCAAGGCGGACCGCGCGGCCGAGGCGCGGGTCGTGCACGCCCTGGCCGGACCATTTCCCGAAGTGAACGTCATTTCCGTGCGCGAGCAGCTCGAGGCGGCCACCGACCTCTTCAACCGTGTGGCCCTTGCGGTGCGCGGGGCGGCGGCTGTGGCGGCCCTGGCCGGGCTGCTGGTGCTGGCGGGGGCGATCGCCGCCCGGGCCCGGGAGCGGACCCGCGAGGCGGCGATCCTGAAGGTGCTTGGCGCCAGCCGCGCCCAGATCCTCTTCGCCTATGTCCTGGAGTACGGCCTCGTGGGGGCGATCGCCGGCGCGGCGGGCGTGGCGCTGGGCTATGTGGCGGCCTGGCCGGTGGTGGTGAAGGTCTTCCAGGCCCATTGGAGCGTGGACTGGGCAGGTGTCGCGGCCCTGCTCGGCGCCGCCGCGGGCCTGGCCGGGGCAGGGGGCCTCGTGGCCGCCTTCCAGGCCCTGTCGCAGCGGCCGGCGCCGGCGCTGCGGGCCGAATAG
- a CDS encoding arylesterase, whose amino-acid sequence MADTRTPLLSRRALVGGALAALPLARPAAALAARGPVITILGDSITAGLGLPARDALPNQLHLALEKLGLPNQVRGAGVSGDTTAGGLARVNFSVRPDSGVVVVALGGNDLLQGIDPKATRANLDQIIRRLKTRHKAVVLAGISAPAEIGRGYASEFNAMFPGLARSHGVALYPDLLAGVERNPALNQGDGIHPNARGVQIIAARLAPVVAKAARRAA is encoded by the coding sequence ATGGCCGATACACGAACTCCGCTCCTTTCGCGCCGGGCCCTGGTCGGCGGCGCGCTCGCCGCACTGCCCCTCGCCCGTCCCGCCGCAGCCCTCGCCGCGCGCGGGCCGGTGATCACTATCCTCGGGGATTCGATCACGGCGGGCCTCGGCCTGCCCGCCCGCGACGCCCTGCCCAACCAGCTGCACCTGGCGCTCGAAAAGCTCGGCCTGCCGAACCAGGTCCGCGGCGCCGGCGTCTCGGGCGACACCACGGCGGGGGGCCTTGCGCGGGTGAACTTCAGCGTGCGGCCCGACAGCGGCGTGGTGGTGGTGGCGCTCGGCGGCAACGACCTGCTCCAGGGGATCGATCCCAAGGCCACGCGCGCCAACCTCGACCAGATCATCCGTCGGCTGAAGACGCGCCACAAAGCCGTTGTCCTGGCCGGGATTTCCGCCCCGGCGGAGATCGGCCGCGGCTATGCTTCGGAGTTCAACGCCATGTTCCCAGGCCTGGCGCGCAGCCACGGGGTGGCCCTCTATCCCGACCTCCTGGCCGGCGTGGAGCGCAACCCGGCGCTCAATCAGGGCGACGGCATCCACCCCAACGCCCGCGGCGTGCAGATCATCGCCGCACGCCTGGCGCCGGTGGTGGCCAAGGCGGCCCGCCGGGCCGCCTAG